A region of Capra hircus breed San Clemente chromosome 11, ASM170441v1, whole genome shotgun sequence DNA encodes the following proteins:
- the CEBPZOS gene encoding protein CEBPZOS isoform X1 → MSSSTHRKIFLPTPSLPLSYVMSRSMGPLAKKIFKGVLVAELMGVFGAYFLFNKMNTSQDFRHTMSKKFPFILEVYYKSIEHSGMYGIREQDQEKWLSNKN, encoded by the exons ATGTCTAGCAGTACACACAGGAAAATCTTCCTTCCTACTCCCTCACTGCCTCTCAGTTATGT GATGTCCCGATCTATGGGTCCACTGGCAAAGAAGATCTTTAAAGGAGTGTTAGTAGCTGAACTTATGGGCGTTTTTGGAGcatattttttgtttaataagATGAACACAAGCCAAG attTCAGGCATACAATGAGCAAAAAATTCCCCTTCATCTTAGaag tttattacaaatcCATTGAACACTCTGGAATGTATGGAATCAGAGAGCAAGATCAAGAAAAATGGCTGAGCAATAAAAATTAG
- the CEBPZOS gene encoding protein CEBPZOS isoform X2, which translates to MSRSMGPLAKKIFKGVLVAELMGVFGAYFLFNKMNTSQDFRHTMSKKFPFILEVYYKSIEHSGMYGIREQDQEKWLSNKN; encoded by the exons ATGTCCCGATCTATGGGTCCACTGGCAAAGAAGATCTTTAAAGGAGTGTTAGTAGCTGAACTTATGGGCGTTTTTGGAGcatattttttgtttaataagATGAACACAAGCCAAG attTCAGGCATACAATGAGCAAAAAATTCCCCTTCATCTTAGaag tttattacaaatcCATTGAACACTCTGGAATGTATGGAATCAGAGAGCAAGATCAAGAAAAATGGCTGAGCAATAAAAATTAG